The nucleotide sequence GCTCTCCCGCGGGCTGGTCGGTGACCGGGACGGCGAGCCCACGGTGGCGTCCCCGCTGCTCAAGCAGGTGTTCTCGCTGCGCTCCGGGGTCTGCCTGGACGACGAGACGGTCGCCGTGCGCGTCTACGATGTCCGAGTCGTGGACACTGGTGCCGGACGAGCGACGGTGCAGGTCGGGGCGCCCCGGACAGCGGCACCCCGGACAGCGGCACCACTGACAGCGGCACCACTGACAGCAGGGCCGTGACGCCCGCACGAACCAGGACGGAGGACGCTGTGGCGGCACCAGCGCAGGACACCTCCGGCCAGCCCCAAGCCCTTGCCGGGTTCACCATCGGGATCACCGCTGCGCGCCGCGCGGAGGACCTGGCCGCGCTGCTGGTGCGCAAGGGTGCCGCGGTGCTGCACGGCCCGTCCATCCGCATCATCCCGGTCGCCGACGACACCGAGCTGGAGCAGGCCACCGAGGCCGTGGTCGCCCACCCGCCGGACATCGTCGTGGCCACCACCGGCATCGGCTTCCGCGGCTGGGTGGACGCCGCCGAGAGCTGGGGCGAGAGCGGCCGGCTGGTGGACGCGCTGCGCGGTTGCCGGGTGCTCTCCCGCGGCCCCAAGACCACCGGTGCCATCCGGGCGGCGGGGCTGCGCGAGGAGTGGTCACCCCAGGGCGAGTCGGCGGTCGAGGTGGCCGAGCACCTGGTGGCCGAGGGCGTGGCCGGCAAGCGCATCGCGGTGCAGCTGCACGGCA is from Rhodococcus sp. X156 and encodes:
- the nirD gene encoding nitrite reductase small subunit NirD: MTVLDTPATTWVDACPLDHLIPGRGVAVLLPTGKQAALFRLADGSLHALCNLDPFSGAAVLSRGLVGDRDGEPTVASPLLKQVFSLRSGVCLDDETVAVRVYDVRVVDTGAGRATVQVGAPRTAAPRTAAPLTAAPLTAGP